From Pseudomonas sp. G2-4:
AGTGTTCAGTACCAAGGCCGCAAGGCCAGCCGACAGGGCAGCGAACAGCGTCGCCAGGAGATTCTCGACGCCGCCATGCGCATTGTGGTGCGCGATGGCGTGCGGGCGGTACGGCACCGCGCCGTGGCTGCCGAAGCGGGCGTGCCGCTGTCGGCCACCACGTACTACTTCAAGGACATCGATGACCTGCTCACCGATACCTTCGCCCAGTACGTGGAACGCAGCGCGGCGTTCATGGCCAAACTGTGGACCAATAATGAAGGCCTGTTGCGGGAAATGGTTGCCTACGGGGACGGCAGCGCCGAGTCCCGTTCGCAACTGGCGGACGACATTGCCCGGCTGACCGCCGATTACGTGCAGCACCAACTGGACAGTCGCCGCGAATACCTGATGGCTGAACAGGCCTTCCGCCAGGAAGCGCTGCTCAACCCGCGCCTGGCGGAACTGGTGCGTTCCCACCAGCAGATCCTGTTGCACGGGACGTGTCAGTTTTTCCAGGTATTGGGCTCGCGCGAGCCGCAACAGGATGCCAAAGTGTTGACGGCGATAATCGGACGGATGGAATATCAGGGCTTGCTCAATGGCGCCGAGCCGGTCGCGGCAGAAGAAATGCTCGGCATCCTGACCCGCTACATGCACTTGGTACTGGCGTCGGTGTAGTCGAAGCACCGCAGTCTATGTGGCGAGGGAGCTTGCTCCCGCTTGAGTGCGCAGCACTCACCAAAAAAAGGGGGCCGCTGCGCAGCCCAGCGGGAGCAAGCTCCCTCGCCACAGAAGATAAAGGTGACATGTACCATAGGGAGTTCAAATGAAAGCCTGGCGTGCCGTTGTAATGGCCGTGTCGTTGCTGCTGCTCAGTGGCTGTCTGGTGTCCTTCAAGGCGCCGTTACCGGACAGCGACGTGGCGCCCAAGGGCCTGCTCGGCCAATGGACCAGCACCAACGCCTGGGGTGAACCGCTGAACCTGGAGTTGACTGAGGTCGGCAAGCATCGCTACCAGGCCATCAGTTATTTCAGGGCCAGGCCCAGGGAGCGCGAAGCCCTCCCGCTGACCGTCTCGCGCCACGGCAGCCGCTGGTACCTGTCGGCCAAGGTGCCGGCCCGGTATGGCGGACACTATGTGATCGCCGGTTTCGAACTGACCGACAAGCAGGAACTGGTGGTCTACAACCTGGACCTGGAGCAGATCAACCAGGCTATCGGCCAGAAGATCCTCAGCGGCCAGCCGAACCAGAGCGAGGAAGGTGACGGCGTACTGGTGGACAGCGACATGAGCAAGGTTTTCAGCTACCTCGACGACCCGGCCAATTCCGATGTGTTCTCGGAGGCCGTGCGCTACCAGCGGCTGGACAAATCCCAATAATTGCAACAATCGGATGTTTTTTCACAGGAGTTCCGGGTGGACGATTACCAGCAGACGATACGCACCTTGTCCGATCGCATTGTGCTGGCGCAGACGCCGATTCGCATTCTCGACGCAGTGAAATGGGATGACAGCATCCGCAAGGGTTTTCTCAAGGCCAAGGGCAAGGAAATGCCCGCCGTGGACCGTGATTATTACCTCAATCGGCCGCTGTCCTTCGACTCCAGCAAAGTGAAGCTGGAATTCCAGAACATCGAGCGCGACATCACCCGCCAGCTCGGCCAGTTCAACCCGGTTGGCCAGATCATGCGCCGCATGTGCAAGGAATACCGCATGGTGGTGCGCATGCTCGAAGCACGCGGCACCGAGGATTTCGGGCTGATTTCCCAGGAGTTGTACGGCGCTGCTTCCGACGCCTTCCACGCCGGCGACCCGACCCTGGCGGACCTGGGCCTGATGCTGTCCGACTACCTGAACAACATCGATGGCCGAGGTGACCTGAAGGACGAGCCGAAAATCCTGACGGCCAAGGACGCCGTCAGCCTGCTGCAACATCGTCTCAACCGGGTATTCGGCGAAGCTGAAGAGACTATCCGGGTGTTCGAGTCCGACGGAATCGTGGCTGACGCAGCGGCGGGCGCCGACTACATCAAGATCCGCACCGATGCGATGTTCAACGACCGTGACGTGCGGGCCCTGGAGGTCCACGAGGGGCTGGTGCATGTCGGCACCACCCTTAACGGCCAGAACCAGCCGATCTGCACGTTCCTGTCCAAGGGCCCACCCTCGTCCACCGTGACCCAGGAAGGCCTGGCGATCCTGATGGAAATCATCACCTTCGCATCCTACCCGAGTCGCCTGCGCAAACTCACCAACCGCACCCGGGCCATCCATATGGTGGAGGAGGGCGCCGATTTCCTGCAGATCTTCGAGTTCTTCCGTGAGCAAGGGTTTGAAATGGCCGAAAGCTACGGCAACGCCAGTCGGGTTTTCCGTGGTTCGGTGCCGACCGGTCTGCCATTCACCAAAGACTTGTCCTACCTCAAGGGCTTCATCATGGTTTACAACTACATTCAGTTGGCCGTGCGCAAGGGCAAGCTGGAACAGGTGCCGTTGCTGTTCTGCGGCAAGACCACCCTGGAGGACATGCGCACTTTGCGGCAACTGGTGGACGAAGGCCTGGTGGTACCGCCCAAGTACCTGCCCGAACAGTTCCGCGACATGAACGCGCTATCGGCCTGGATGTGTTTCTCCAACTTCCTGAACCATCTGAGCCTGGATCGGATCGAAGCGGATTATTCCAATATCCTTTAATCACAACACAGCCCCCCTGTGGGAGCGAGCTTGCTCGCGATAGCGTCAGGGCAGTCAACACAGCTGTGACTGAACCGCCGCTATCGCGAGCAAGCTCGCTCCCACAAGGAGGTTATGTTTCAACCCTGATCTTGCGAGGTTTCACCGGATGCGAATCCTCGGCATCTTTTGCCTGCTGCTGACCCTGGGCGGTTGTAGCTCGCTGCTGTTCTACCCCGAACGCGGCCTGCCATTCACGCCGGAGCGGGCCAAGCTTGAGTATCGCGACGTCACCCTGACCACGGCCGACGGCCTCAAGCTCCACGGCTGGTGGCTGCCGGTCAAACAGGGTGTCGAGGTCAAGGGCACGGTGCTGCATTTGCACGGCAACGGCGGCAACCTGGCCTGGCACCTGGGCGGGAGCTGGTGGTTGCCGGAGCAGGGGTATCAGGTGTTGATGCTCGACTACCGTGGTTACGGCCTGTCCGAAGGTGAGCCGAGCCTGCCGGCGATCTATCAGGACATCGACGCGGCATTCAAATGGCTCGACCAATCGCCCGAGGTCCAGGGCAAGCCGCTGGTGCTGCTCGGCCAAAGCCTGGGCGGTGCATTGGCGGTGCATTATCTGGTCGATCATCCACAGCGCCAGGCGCAACTCAAGGCCCTGGTGCTTGATGGCGTGCCCGCCAGTTATCGCGACGTCGGGCGTTTCGCGCTGAGTACTTCCTGGTTGACCTGGGGGTTGCAGGTGCCGCTGTCCTGGCTGGTGCCCGACGGCGACAGCGCAATCGGCTCGGTGGCGCAATTGAATGGCGTGCCGAAATTGATCTACCACAGCCTGGATGATCCTATCGTGCCTCTTTCCAATGGCATCCGTCTGTATCAAGCTGCGCCCCCGCCCCGGGTCCTGCAACTGACCCGCGGCGGGCATGTGCAGACGTTCGCCGACCCGGTCTGGCGCACGGTGATGCTGCGCTACCTCGACGATCCCCAGCACTTCGACGGCCTGCGCCGCCTGGGCGAGGTCCCGAATTACCCGAAATCACCCGTTGAATCTTCTGAGAGTGCGCAATGAGCGAAGAACGTAACGCCATCCCCCTGATCATCACCGGTACCTGCAGCATCCTCGGTACCGTCGCGGTGCTGTGGTACTACGGTTACCTGCACTTCGCCAAGCCCGAGGACGCGTTGCTGCTCGACCAATTCACCATGCTCAAGACCGTGCCGGGCGAAGACTACAAAGTCTCCCTGGAGCCGGCGCCCCAGGTGGCCCAGTGCATCGACGGCGTGCTGGTGTTGTTCGACACCGAACAAAAAGGCCTGACCGGGGTGCTGATCAACGAGAAGAAGCGCGCGGTGCGGTGCATGGGGCAGGAGACGCCGCAGAAGCTGCAGCCGTAACCCAATCCCAAGGACACCACAATTCCACTGTGGGAGCGAGCCTGCTCGCGAAAGCGGTGGATCATTCACAGCTGTATTGACTGACCTGCCGCCATCGCGAGCAAGCTCGCTCCCACAGGGAATGTGTACAGCCAAACATATTCGTCCATGAAAAAGCCCCGCCTGATTAACTCAGACGGGGCTTTTCAGTTGCACTCAACCGATCAATTGGCGCTCATGGTCGAACGCGGGGCGACGGGTTGGTTGTCGTTGGAAATGGTCACTTCCACCCGACGGTTCATGGCGCGGCCAGAGACGCTGTTGTTGTCGGCCACCGCGAATTCCTTGCCATAACCCTGGGTCACGATGCGGGCCGGGTCGACGCCCATCTTCACCAGCTCGGTGCGCACGGAACCCGCGCGGCGCTCCGACAGCGACTGGTTGTAGGAATCCGAACCGGTACTGTCGGTGTAACCTTCGATGATCACCTTGCGGTCCGGGTTTTCCTGAAGGAACTGAGCCAGTTTGTTCACATTGACCAAGCCGCTGGAGCGCAAGTCGGACTTGTTGGTGGCAAACAGCACGTCGCCGAAAGTCACCAGGGTGCCGCGTTCGGTCTGCTTGGCGTTCAGGCTGTCCTGCAGTTGCTTGATCTGTGCATTACGCGCATCGAGCAATGCACGAGCGCGCTGGTCGCCGGCGTTTTTCAGTTCGGCTTCGGCGTTGCGCAGGGCGATGGTCTGCTTGGCCACTTCAACGCGTTGGTTGGTCAGATAGGCCAACTGGTCAACCTTGGCTTCGTCTTCCTTCTCCAGATAGGCCTTGTCGGCCTTGGCCAGGAAGTCAGCTGCGTCCTTGGTTTCCAAGGCGGCGACTTTGGTGGCTGAGGGGTCAGCCTGCAGGCCGTTGTAGTTGGTGCGAGCCTGTTCCAGGTTCGCGTTCGGGTCGGTGGAGCAAGCGGCCAGCGCTACGCAGGCGGCAAGCAAGGCGGGCATCATCAAGTGTTTGTGCATCATAGTCTGTCGTCCTTTTAACAATGAGAAGTACGTCGTGGCGCGAACGGTTTACTGAACCTTGTTCATGCCTTCCTGACGCAGTTCCTGAACCCCTTTCTGGGAATCCTTGAGTGCTTGTTCAGCCTTGGCGGCCTGAGCCTTGCGCTCGGCGACGCGGGCATCCCATTCGGCCTGTTCGGCCAGACGCTTGGCTTCGTCGTATTTTTTGTCGTGCATGGCCATCTCGGCCTGCTTGAGCTTGTCTTGGGCCGACTTCATTTCCACGGCGGCGAATTCAGTACCACCGGCGCTGACCGCGCTGTTGACCGCCGATTGGGTCACGGCGTATTGCTCGGAAGGTGGATTGCCGGCACAGCCGGCCAGGATGAAGCTGCTACCGATAGCCAGGGCAGCCAACTTCAGGCCGCGCAGGCCAGTGGATGAGGGTTTGGCAGTGCAGGTATTCATAGGCTTCAACTCCATTGGGGAAATTCCTGAAAAACGACTGATCCATGCTGGGACCGAAGCCTTGACGTCTGTGTTGGCGCTGGCGCCAGGGCGCGTTTATTTAAACGACTGTTCCAGTATGGTTACTCGGTGTGACCCGAGGCGTTTTTCAAAAGTTCAGCGAAGATGGCCAATAGCCAAAAGAATTACTGACTGATTGGTCAATGCTAAAAAAAGCTGAACTTTCCCGGCGCGCGGCGGTATGCCCGGCGCTGGGTGAGGCTTTAGCAGCGCCGGGTATCGCCATCTGTAATGGAAAAATCAGTGCTTGGATTTGTCGCTTTGCGAGGAGAGTTCGTGCAGGTGGCGGCGGGACAAGGCGAGAAAACGCGGGGTCGGCCCGACATCTTCGTACAGCGGGTCACCTTCTTCATCGGTGGCTACCACTTGCGAACCCTTGATGTAGGGGAAGCTCGCTTCCAGCTCTTCCAACGCCGCGCCGATCAACTCGCCCAGCAGTTCTTCGGGGTGGCGCTTGGGGTACATGTCGCAGATTGCCGCCAGCCGTGCGGCAGCTTCCACGTCCAGGTGAATCGTGTAGCCAGTCTGGGTCAGGCGACCCTTGGCATTTT
This genomic window contains:
- a CDS encoding DUF4398 domain-containing protein, which translates into the protein MELKPMNTCTAKPSSTGLRGLKLAALAIGSSFILAGCAGNPPSEQYAVTQSAVNSAVSAGGTEFAAVEMKSAQDKLKQAEMAMHDKKYDEAKRLAEQAEWDARVAERKAQAAKAEQALKDSQKGVQELRQEGMNKVQ
- a CDS encoding pilin assembly protein; protein product: MKIRELAQHWEENAKGRLTQTGYTIHLDVEAAARLAAICDMYPKRHPEELLGELIGAALEELEASFPYIKGSQVVATDEEGDPLYEDVGPTPRFLALSRRHLHELSSQSDKSKH
- a CDS encoding flavohemoglobin expression-modulating QEGLA motif protein, whose amino-acid sequence is MDDYQQTIRTLSDRIVLAQTPIRILDAVKWDDSIRKGFLKAKGKEMPAVDRDYYLNRPLSFDSSKVKLEFQNIERDITRQLGQFNPVGQIMRRMCKEYRMVVRMLEARGTEDFGLISQELYGAASDAFHAGDPTLADLGLMLSDYLNNIDGRGDLKDEPKILTAKDAVSLLQHRLNRVFGEAEETIRVFESDGIVADAAAGADYIKIRTDAMFNDRDVRALEVHEGLVHVGTTLNGQNQPICTFLSKGPPSSTVTQEGLAILMEIITFASYPSRLRKLTNRTRAIHMVEEGADFLQIFEFFREQGFEMAESYGNASRVFRGSVPTGLPFTKDLSYLKGFIMVYNYIQLAVRKGKLEQVPLLFCGKTTLEDMRTLRQLVDEGLVVPPKYLPEQFRDMNALSAWMCFSNFLNHLSLDRIEADYSNIL
- a CDS encoding OmpA family protein, whose translation is MHKHLMMPALLAACVALAACSTDPNANLEQARTNYNGLQADPSATKVAALETKDAADFLAKADKAYLEKEDEAKVDQLAYLTNQRVEVAKQTIALRNAEAELKNAGDQRARALLDARNAQIKQLQDSLNAKQTERGTLVTFGDVLFATNKSDLRSSGLVNVNKLAQFLQENPDRKVIIEGYTDSTGSDSYNQSLSERRAGSVRTELVKMGVDPARIVTQGYGKEFAVADNNSVSGRAMNRRVEVTISNDNQPVAPRSTMSAN
- a CDS encoding TetR family transcriptional regulator; this translates as MVPEGAAGVATAVAESVQYQGRKASRQGSEQRRQEILDAAMRIVVRDGVRAVRHRAVAAEAGVPLSATTYYFKDIDDLLTDTFAQYVERSAAFMAKLWTNNEGLLREMVAYGDGSAESRSQLADDIARLTADYVQHQLDSRREYLMAEQAFRQEALLNPRLAELVRSHQQILLHGTCQFFQVLGSREPQQDAKVLTAIIGRMEYQGLLNGAEPVAAEEMLGILTRYMHLVLASV
- a CDS encoding alpha/beta hydrolase codes for the protein MRILGIFCLLLTLGGCSSLLFYPERGLPFTPERAKLEYRDVTLTTADGLKLHGWWLPVKQGVEVKGTVLHLHGNGGNLAWHLGGSWWLPEQGYQVLMLDYRGYGLSEGEPSLPAIYQDIDAAFKWLDQSPEVQGKPLVLLGQSLGGALAVHYLVDHPQRQAQLKALVLDGVPASYRDVGRFALSTSWLTWGLQVPLSWLVPDGDSAIGSVAQLNGVPKLIYHSLDDPIVPLSNGIRLYQAAPPPRVLQLTRGGHVQTFADPVWRTVMLRYLDDPQHFDGLRRLGEVPNYPKSPVESSESAQ